The genomic window GATATTTAAGcccctaaataaaaaataaaaagagagaaaaaggttttattgagttgtatagttatttactgaatacctgctCAATGCCAGAAATCGGTGTTAGATTCTGGGAAGAAAGTAAATAAGTCTTGGGGAAAAAcagtttattcaataaatggtgctgggaaaactggacagccatatatgaaagaatgaaactggagccctatcttacaccagacacaaaaactaactcaaatggattaaggacttaacAAAATGTCACACCTGAACCATAACACACAGGCAGTAAGCTCTGTGACATTGATCCTGGCAATCattttttgaatctgacaccaaGAGCAAAGgcaacataagcaaaaataaactagtgggactatatcaaactaaaaggcttccgcacagcaaaggaaaccagcaacaaaatgaaaaggcaaactactgaatACAAGAAactatctgcaaatcatataactggcaaggggttaatatccaaaatatgtaaagaactcatacaactcaatagcaaaaacaaacaaaaaatctaattaaaaattgggcagaagatctaaataaacattttccaaagaaggcatacagatggcccaTAGGTACAtcaaagatgctcaaaatcattaattGTCAaggaaatgtaagtcaaaaccaAACTAATatattacttcacacctgttagaatggctattatcaaaaagacaaaatataacaagtgctggtgaggatgcagaaaaacgGGAATTCTTGTGCACTATTGGTTGAAATGTAAATTCGTGaagccattatgaaaaacagtatagaaagttccttcaaaaattaaaaacagaactactatatgatctaaCAATTCCACCTTTGGGTATtcatctaaagaaaatgaaaatactaactagAAAAGATACGCACCTCCATGTCACTGTAGTATTACTTACactagccaagatatagaaacaacctaagtgtctgcttatagatgaatggaaaaagaaaatgaggttaatacacatatacacatatatgtatctatatatgtataggcatgtgtgtgtgtgtatataatatatggaaacatataatgaaatattattcagccataaaaaaatgaaaatcttgccatttgtaataacaGAGATGGGTTGCAAGgacagtgaaataagtcagacaaagaaagacaaataccatatgatctcatttctatgtggaacttaaaaacaaaacaaaacaaaaaccaaactcatagatacaaagaacaggctggtggtttccagagaaaAGGGGTGGACGAAATGGGTGAAGGGTGTGTCTGAAATGGGTTAAGGGGGTGAAAAGGTACATACTTCCagcataaaagaaataagtcatggggatgtaatgtacagcatggtgactatagtcaataacactgtattgcatatttgatgGTCTCTCAGAgagtaaatactaaaaaatttttcatcacaagaaaaaacatttttggtaACTATGTATAGGGATGGATATTAACTAGCCCAATTATGACCATTTCACAGTGTACATGTGTATTGTATCACTATGCTGTAAACCTGAGATAAATTaacatatgtcaattatacctcaacttttaaaaagtgaacaagtCAGATATGGTTCTTGATACACATATTCTAgactaagagaaagaaaagaaagaatgaaaaactcTGGTAGGTGTTACAAGGGCAGAAAAGAAGTGCTAAGGTAGGGAATCCTGGCAGAGTGGCACAGACTTACTTGAGAAAGACTGAATAGAGGTTTCTTTACTGAAAGCATAACATTTAAACTAAGACTAGGAGTATGAAGAGTACATAGCTACAAAAAGAGCAATGAACTTTTGCCTTGTTCCATCTGAGAGAGCAAGATGGGTCACCAGGAGCTCTACTGTGGCCATCCAAGGAAATTTGGCCTGGGTTGTCATTCCTGCCCCATCTGCACAAACCGGCAAGGTCTAATGTGGAAATACTGTGTCACTATGTGCCTCCAGGGTCTCCTTCAGTATGGGAAGAATATGGGCTTCGTTAAATTGGATTATGTGAGCCACCTTGAATGGGTCCTCCAAGATACCTACTGTAATGCCTATTCattgtacataaaataaaaatacttccatTTTGAGTGTTTTagtgtgtatgtggggggtgcGGGAGCAATGAGAACAGTGGAAACAGCACATGCAAAAGATCCCAGGCAAGAAAAAGCATGGAGTGTTTGAAGAAAGAGGatcattgtaagaaaaaaaagaaaaatgacaaatgatGAATGGAAGAACAGGACAGAGGCTAAATCAGGTCAAACTTTGTAGGCCAtggtaaggagtttggattttatctcAAATGCAATAAGAAGTTACTGAAGTGTTTTAAGCAGGGAATAAAATCATCCAATTTAGATTTGTAATAGGATGATTCTTGCTGTCATCTGGACAATGGATTAGGGTAACTGAGAACAGATGATGAGATAATTTGGAAATGACACAAGTGAAACTATTTAGGACATCCTTACATTATTCTGTACAAGAAATTGTGTGGCTCTGATTTGGGATACAGCATATGAACAGAATGGACAGGGGAAAAAAGCCACTGAATTCAAAGTTTCATCCTTGAATAACATGGtcaatggtggtggtgggggtggggtacatAGTTGTACAGATCTGACACATTAGGCTTGAGTGGTTGAGTGGCCTGTAAGATACCTAAACAGAAATGTAGACAActggatgtgagacaggaaggaagggagggaggaaggaaggaaaggagggagggagggagggaggaaggggagactGGTATAACAAAACAACTCAGTCAAGACAAATGTAGCATAGATCATCAGTGTGAAAGAAGTGTTATTATGTAAACATGAATGGAAATACTGGCCTTTAAGGCAACTTTAAGATGATTAATatcaaacagagaaaagaaaatataaaattacccTGGAAGGAACTAGATAAAACAATAAGCTTCACTTTGCTTAGAGCTTAtacctttccttttaaaatgtaaacataggggcgcctgggtggcgcagtcggttaagcgtccgacttcagccaggtcacgatctcgcggtcagtgagttcgagccccgcatcgggctctgggctgatggctcagaacctggagcctgtttccgattctgtgtctccctctctctctgcccctcccccgttcatgctctgtctctctctgtcccaaaaataaataaatgttgaaaaaaaaattaaaaaaaaaataaaaaataaaaaataaaatgtaaacataaaaaaatgtgaaatttactTTCTATCTGAAtgtgtttttatcattttctagAACTTCCACAtaccttccttttaaaaaaatgttcatttttaaaatttttaaaaatgttttattacctatttttgagaaaagagagacagagcgtgagtgggggaggggcagagatagagggagacagaatctgaagcaggctccaggctctgagctgtcagcacagagcccgatgcagggcttgaacccatggaccgcgagatcatgacctgagctaaagtcaaacacttgaccaactgagccacccaggttcctctaaaatgtttattttttagatttatttttgaagagagaagaagaaaaagaacacaggcaggggaaggacagggagagggagacagagaatcccaagcaggctccgtgctgtcagagcagagcctgatgcggggcttaaactcacaaaccatgagatcatgacctgagctgaaatctagagtccaacacttaaccaactgagcacccaggtgccacttTATTTAAGTCTTATAATAATACTTAAATCTGTGAGCTTTTGTTTGTATACTTATTACCATATTCTAAATGAAGAAAATCCAGGTGTATGAGGTTAGCTTGACATGGGAGTAGGAATAGGATCAAAAGCTAGATTTTTTGGTCTCTAATCTACTGGCTTTTCCACCATACCTTCTTAACTTGATCCGTATCTTACACTGATCATTATTTTTGGCAACTTAATTTGGcaacataaatttaaataacttgaagaaaaagtgatttttacatagtaagactatttttaaatttctagagtTTAGAGAGTATATAAAGCTTTAAGCAACTTGCCATAGAAACTGCAATAATGCCTGAGACTTTTCATCAAAATACAAACTACATTCGATACTATCACTCTTGAAAGCCCCTTGGGAAATAATGGCTTTTGGATTCTGCAAGTCAGCGTGACATGGCATGCAAAATTGCATCTCATGCTGAGCCAACCAGGAAAATATATGTCATCACCATGTGACATTCAGAATTTCATCTGGAAACTATAATCTTGTTCTGACTgctaaaaagggggggggggaggaagactGCATACAAAACAATTTGGTTGAATTTTAGCTGAATTCCTGCCAGTTcatgtaaaaactaaaataacttATTTCCAAAGAACTCTGTATTCAAAAACCTTTCAATGTACTTATTAACATCACAACGTTTTCTCAAAGAACTTCAAAATTAACTGACACACTTTTGAAATCTTATGATAGCTCAAATTAATGAATCACTAGAAAAAGTTCTTTATAATGAAACAAAGttgtaaaattaataaactgtCTGAAGTAGAACATCAAAAACACTTCCTAATTCCTTTACCCCAAATGAATAAACTCTAGATAAAGAAACATGAAACCTGCTGTAGGCAGCCATCTGTCTTATGCATCCTGTAGCTTTCAAGTTTAGATTTTCTCCTGGGCTCCTAATTCATATGTGCAATACCTTCATAAACCATTTACCTCATCCTATCAAAACACAAATCTGTGAATGTGATTTAGTCTAAGTGTTATATAATcaacattttgtgttttaaaccTGTTGTGActaattggaaaatgaaaaattagtggACATAAACTAGAATGCCTGCCTGCCTCACAAATTATTCCCAGGAGCCATGTTTCTGCTACTCTTCCATCTTCTGGTGTAACATCTCATGCTCCTAAACACAGAAGAGGATATATGACCTAACTTGGGCTGTGACTGGGCCAATCATAGTACCTAACCTCCCGGGCCACAGTGATTAAGATGTATGCACATGATCTAAGAGAGGCCAAAGAAAATCCTCCTCAGGTAGGTTTTCAACAGATACTAGACCAGATCTTTCTCTTTGATCACAGAGAATTAAGTATGTGAGTCCACAGGAACCACAGCCATGTACACTGCTAAGCCAAGAAACCTAtgttcagcaaaaaaaaaaaaaaaaaaaaagttaaaccaaCAAAAAAGGCAGAATCCTGATGGTATGGAGTCTCTGTTTTGAAGTCACTCCAAAGGAAAGATCTTTACTTTTCTTACCATTTTGGTTATGCGAATCAACAAAAtattcctgctttttaaaatttaaaataaattttaaaagtttcagtCTCTTGCAACCAGaatcctaatttaaaaatgtgttcttccCTATTAAAAAAGTCACCTATCTATTAAGAGGAAAACCAGGCAATTCTTAATAGGTGTACCTGCCCAGCCCTCACAATATCATTACACAGCCTACATCCAAAATGCCCAAGCATATCATGGAGCTTACTTCCCCATTTCACAACCTTACTTCTTCAAGAACTATCCAACCttactgcctgcctgccttccttaaTTGGCTTTCACTCCTTCCATTATCATACCCACTGGTCACTGTCTCTATGACACTGCCTGAACTTGCATATTTGGAGATGTTATTGATTTTATCTCCATCTCCAGAAGATTTCTTCAACTATGTTAGTCAATACTTTTCCCAGTTTAACTAGGCTCCTTGGCACTCTCCCACCTGAGCCTTATAAGGAACTTCCTTCAGATAACCCTAAACTTACATGTAACAACATCCTAATATAGCAGTGAGCTCCAATAATGTAGTGTGCAAAACTGTAAGACCATCCATTGAGCTCTGGGGAAAAATATGAGAATGTCTGTTCATATTTACTTTTatctaaaaatgagaaagacacaTAGTTTGTTAGTATTTAGTAAATTAGGATTACATTGAGGTCCATCCCTAAGTCAGAAGGCTACAGATAACAAAATGCTAAATATACTGGAGGAAAATTAGACATTCAATAACAAGAAGAAATTGGCACAGGCCCTTCAATCTTTCATTGACTTTAAATTAATTGTGGCATATTACCTACATACACAAAGTTCATCAGATTTCTAAATTTTGTTCTCTACCTTTAACTAATCCTCAtaatttgtatatacattttcaaaagattCCTATATAACAGACATATCTAAACCTATCGATTAAAGATAtcactaatttatttaaaagaaaaaggcaacacTTTCCCATTAAGTTGGAAGACTATCTTACTGATATAAGGAAGATGGAAATCTATCACCCTTATTTCAacaaaggcctttgacaaaatggGTAGGACTGAAAAAATAAGTGTCCTCAGTGCACTAATGATGGTCTTTTCCCTCTAGGATATACTGTATCTCAGTGAGGTGGCTTTTCAATGATGTCAGCCACTAAAATCAACTATTAAAATAAGCTGAATTAAGAACTAAACCTTAAGTTTTTACAACAcagtattaaattttattttaagaagtgaAGCACAATATTAGTCTCACTGAAATATTACtgatatattgatatattgatatattaaaaCTCTatcagaataaaaacatttaaatgttaatgaaattatcttttgtgttttatagtATACTAGTGatacacatatttaatgtatatatcaATAAATGGTACACTCCAGATGCTTGCCCAAAGATTTTTGCCAAATAGGAATGCACTAAGAAAAAAAGGTGAAGGCTAGTAAAGATGAACTATTTGCAACCAGGCTGTGTTCTCTGTActtgttttaatttaatcacTTACTGTTTAGTAATGCTTTTAACAAAAtatgagcctgcttcagatgtgtTCATGGAAACCAAAAACAGTGCTTTTCTGgggttttttctcctttgtagtctaaataaaataattccaataGAATGtagatattgaaaataatttctcagcATTAAAATACTTTACCTTCTAAAGTCATCTCCATTGAGAAAATTTAGTACAGTTTATattctactttcaaaataaaaaatgagagtaaaatTGGACATATTAAAAGAAATCATACCTAAATAAGTCGTCTGCTATACAAGacctagagaaattaaaaataagccaagaaggtacaaatatgaataataattacatataCTTTTCAAGAATCAAAGTTCCAAGAGGGAAAGAATTATGTGCATGCTAcataaattgtaatatatttttttaaaaaatcaataaacctaGTATGCTTAAAAAACTCAACACGTTTTTGGAAGTAATGAACAAACACTAACTATAAAACGTTCTGCCACACACACCAAGAGACACactaaaaaagtataaattacattttttaatgaactgATGATTTACTTGAGGAGTCCTCATATCAAAACTAGCAATGCAAGAAATTCAGGTATGTTGTAGTACCAAGTGAGTAGTGTAATTACCAGATATGTCTATAAAAGAAGATCATCAAATGATGCATAGATATgttatgaaacattaaaaaaacaaaatgttaaaaatactccATAGCTACAACCATCTAGACTATTATGGCTGATATAACATTATAATATGGCATCTGTTGAAATTCTTTAGGAAGATAAgcttagaaataaacatataattcaAATACTCAATTTTATGTCAAGTTCTACAGATCGTTAATGCTTTACCTCATAAATTctagatttagaaataaaaaataatggttcttcaaaatacaaatggaataagGCAATTTAGTAAATGTATATTTTCCTTAAGTTCTCTGATTACTTTCTGGAtggtttttccaattttttttttttgatgtactTCATTagatatacttcattttattctaaacCTTATTCTATTCCAAAAGgggaaaatatactttaaaacacattttatccCTGAGAGAATAAAATCAATTGTATATTATGCAATGTTTTCCAATGCCTTAATATTTTCCAATGAAATTAAATACCTAATTAATCACAAAGGAATGGAATTTTATGCTAAACTACATGATTAAAGTGAGCAACTTCTAATATACATAAGTccacaaaaaatttattttgcatacATTAATACTAACTTCACCCTATAACTAGGAACATACCTACTGAACATTCAAGTTTAATCAAATTAAGGATGACTTAAACACTTTTAGATGAATaactatattgtatttatttacaatGCACAATTCTTAAAATTAGAATCCAAATTACATCAGTGCCTTCAGGAGCAATTCTTACTAGCAAAACTTGGAAATCTCACCACTTAAAGCCATCCTACAAGTTACATTGCCTGTggacaaaatgattttaaaaaaatttttttaactctttttttaaaaatttaaaaaaaaattttatatattttttgagagacaaagaaagagtaagcacaagcaggggaggggcagagagaggggggatcAAGGATGCAAAGTTGACTTTGCTGACAGCTgtgagctggatgtggggcccaaacccacgaaccaggagaccaCAACCCAAGACATAACCAATGTCTGTATACTCAAATTTCTTGACAGAGTGGGGTACACTGTGGCTGTTTCAAATCCCATCCATTTCCAAATAAGTGAAGCTCCTCAGGCCAAGTGAaatttttctgcctctttgttcTTGATGAGTCTACTGCGTACCAGGCAGTTGCCCACCCTCATCTTGAAGTGCTGTTCagttatgtcatatatatgtcatatgtaCACAGgtatacatgcatatgcatacaCCTTTACTGCCTACTTCTCAGAATAATGCTTCTCAATCTCTCCATTGGCTCATTCTCCttaatctttaaagaaatagttGCTCAGAATTTAATTTGgggctttttttctcatttttctgtgtaTGCTTTCCCCGGGAGAGGATACactctgtggttttgattgtgTATGATCCATATGTCAATGACTCATAAGCCTCTATCACTCACTGTGAAAAATCTAAGCAACATCTCAGACATGACAACACTTTCACTGACACGGTCTTCTGATACTctcatttaaaggaaaatattttctactttctcccaAAGCTCCTACTTACGGTATTCCATTTTAAGTTCTGTGGCAGAGGCTGCTAAATAACCTGCAGtatctattctctttttttcttagttagaGCCCAGTGTTTTGGTCATGCATATGGGCCTTTAAAAGTacagactaggggcgcctgggtggcttggtcggttaagcgtccgacttcggctcaggtcatgatctcacggtccgtgagttcaagccccgcgtcgggctctgtgctgacagctcagagcctggagcctgtttcagattctgtgtctccctctctctctctgcccctcccctgttcatgctctgtctctctctgtctcaaaaataaataaacgttaaaaaaaaaaaaaaaagtacagactaCACTCCTGAGACCCTATACAGTTCTAGATATGATCACAcgagtagtttcttttttttttttaatttttttttcaacgtttatttatttttgggacagagagagacagagcatgaacgggggagggacacagagagagggagacacagaatcggaaacaggctccaggctctgagccatcagcccagagcctgacgcggggctcgaactcccggaccgcgagatcgtgacctggctgaagtcggacgcttaaccgactgcgccacccaggcgcccctcacacgaGTAGTTTCTGGCCAAGAGTATAGTAGCAAAATTGAAGTGTAGAACATCTGTATACTTTACAAAGAGGTAAGGCAACTTATTGTTTCTCATTTCTGCTCACTAAAATGCAGATACGATACAATGTTGAAGCATCCATTGTGGACAGTTAGTCAAGTCTGGTAACAAAGGCCACCCATACCAGAATAAAAATGTACCTGACCCTGGAGAGCCTTAACACCTTGCGGTGTCTACCGTTAAGCTTTCACATGACAGACAAAACTCAATCTTGTTTAAACTACTGTTACCGAGAGTTTTCTGATATTTTCAGCCAAAAGTAACTCAACCTTAATTATTATAACTACATTGTTTAACCCTTGCttagtttaaaaatact from Lynx canadensis isolate LIC74 chromosome F2, mLynCan4.pri.v2, whole genome shotgun sequence includes these protein-coding regions:
- the LOC115506494 gene encoding 40S ribosomal protein S29-like — translated: MGHQELYCGHPRKFGLGCHSCPICTNRQGLMWKYCVTMCLQGLLQYGKNMGFVKLDYVSHLEWVLQDTYCNAYSLYIK